From a region of the Campylobacter sp. CNRCH_2014_0184h genome:
- the hemN gene encoding oxygen-independent coproporphyrinogen III oxidase, with translation MKDYKSFVKYSKAGPRYTSYPTAVEFNTQFKYEDYIQILKDQKAQLSLYFHLPFCRSACYFCGCNVIYTAKEESKERYLNYLFKELDLLANIINTQREVAQMHFGGGTPTFFCAKQLQSLILKIKSVFPNFTQDSEVSCEIDPRFLNEEQADVLIQNGFNRISFGVQDFDEKVQKEIHRIQPFELTKNAVDMVRKKGINSVNMDLIYGLPYQSLESFKQTLEKALLINPDRFAIFNYAHVPWLKKNMRKFDESTLPSPDVKLQILEYCEKFLTQNGYKMIGMDHFAKPQDELFKALENGSLHRNFQGYTTKGGTDLIGIGLTSIGEGQRHYMQNFKDMPSYEKAIDEGRLPCEKGIMLDDDDELRKAVIMELMSNFALNIKNIENKFKIDFFEYFKQDLKELEELSEFVTIDENYIKVNETGVLLIRNIAMCFDKYLKRISEDKKVFSKTV, from the coding sequence ATGAAAGATTATAAAAGCTTTGTTAAATACTCCAAAGCAGGCCCAAGATATACATCTTATCCTACTGCAGTGGAATTTAACACTCAGTTTAAATATGAAGATTATATACAAATTTTAAAAGATCAAAAAGCACAATTGTCTTTGTATTTTCATTTGCCTTTTTGTAGAAGCGCTTGCTATTTTTGTGGTTGTAATGTAATATATACTGCTAAAGAAGAAAGCAAAGAAAGATATTTAAACTATCTTTTTAAAGAGCTTGATCTTTTAGCAAATATCATCAACACCCAAAGAGAAGTAGCTCAAATGCATTTTGGTGGTGGCACCCCTACTTTCTTTTGCGCTAAACAATTGCAAAGTTTGATTTTAAAAATTAAAAGTGTTTTTCCAAATTTTACCCAAGATAGTGAAGTAAGCTGTGAGATTGATCCTAGATTTTTAAATGAAGAACAAGCTGATGTTTTGATTCAAAATGGTTTTAACCGTATCAGTTTTGGCGTGCAAGATTTTGATGAAAAGGTTCAAAAGGAAATTCATAGAATTCAACCTTTTGAATTAACCAAAAATGCAGTAGATATGGTAAGAAAAAAGGGAATTAACTCAGTAAATATGGACTTAATTTATGGCCTTCCTTATCAAAGCCTAGAAAGTTTTAAGCAAACTTTAGAAAAAGCATTACTAATCAATCCTGATCGTTTTGCTATTTTTAACTATGCACATGTACCTTGGCTTAAAAAAAATATGAGAAAATTCGATGAAAGTACATTACCAAGCCCTGATGTAAAACTTCAGATTTTAGAATACTGTGAAAAATTTTTAACTCAAAATGGTTATAAAATGATAGGAATGGATCATTTTGCAAAACCACAAGATGAACTTTTTAAAGCTTTAGAAAATGGTAGCTTGCATAGAAATTTCCAAGGCTATACTACAAAAGGTGGAACTGATTTAATTGGCATTGGCTTAACAAGTATAGGCGAAGGACAAAGACATTATATGCAAAATTTCAAAGACATGCCAAGTTATGAAAAAGCTATTGATGAAGGTAGATTACCTTGTGAAAAAGGTATTATGCTTGATGATGATGATGAATTAAGAAAAGCTGTTATTATGGAACTTATGAGTAATTTTGCCCTTAATATAAAAAATATAGAAAATAAATTTAAGATTGATTTTTTTGAATATTTTAAACAAGATTTAAAAGAACTTGAAGAACTTAGCGAATT
- a CDS encoding DUF2603 domain-containing protein, translated as MDSLSKKSSQDIINELSNYLGIEKHNQTIFHLTHINEKEKKLSLKNGHELAPEPWFIVDENGEVKTMFSVKTLIEFLQNAKEVQKDNFELKLEKAIYQQIPIDFNDVWTVAMDEIKHQVAKGVKEVNIDLDQLISNIHAKHPNLFINMKEMMQKVKPNERL; from the coding sequence TTGGATAGTCTAAGTAAAAAAAGTTCTCAAGATATCATTAATGAATTATCAAATTATTTGGGTATAGAAAAACACAATCAAACCATATTTCATCTAACTCATATAAACGAAAAAGAAAAAAAATTAAGCTTAAAAAATGGCCATGAATTAGCACCTGAACCATGGTTTATAGTAGATGAAAATGGCGAAGTTAAAACTATGTTTTCAGTAAAAACCCTAATTGAGTTTTTACAAAATGCCAAAGAGGTGCAAAAAGATAATTTTGAACTCAAATTAGAAAAGGCTATTTATCAACAAATTCCTATTGATTTTAACGATGTTTGGACGGTTGCTATGGATGAGATTAAACATCAAGTTGCCAAAGGCGTAAAAGAAGTAAATATTGATTTAGATCAACTAATTAGCAATATTCATGCTAAACATCCTAATTTGTTTATTAATATGAAAGAAATGATGCAAAAGGTAAAACCAAATGAAAGATTATAA
- the hemB gene encoding porphobilinogen synthase produces MFKRFRRLRLNENIRSLVKENTLNLDDLIYPLFVVNGTNIKNEIASMPGVFQMSLDEILKECEELINLGIKAIILFGVLESSKKDSCGSDALSDDGLIATSLRAIKAKFPNLVVITDLCFCEYTDHGHCGIIDPKSKSVDNDLTLEISAKQALIHAKNGADMIAPSGMMDGIIETLRKTLDENGFENLPIMAYSTKFASAYYGPFRDVADSAPSYGDRKTYQMDFANGKEALCESLEDEKQGADILMVKPALAYLDVVKDIANHSKLPLCVYNVSGEYALLKAGQKAGVIDYEKIVLETMLAFKRAGAKLIITYHAKEIAKLLNKE; encoded by the coding sequence ATGTTTAAACGCTTTAGAAGATTAAGACTAAATGAGAATATTAGAAGTCTAGTAAAAGAAAATACTTTAAATTTAGATGATTTAATCTACCCCCTTTTTGTTGTAAATGGTACTAATATTAAAAATGAAATCGCATCTATGCCAGGTGTGTTTCAAATGAGCTTAGATGAAATTTTAAAAGAATGCGAAGAACTAATTAATCTTGGCATTAAAGCTATTATTTTATTTGGTGTGCTAGAAAGTTCTAAAAAAGATAGCTGTGGAAGTGATGCATTGAGCGATGATGGTTTGATTGCTACAAGTCTAAGAGCTATTAAGGCAAAATTTCCTAATTTAGTAGTGATTACCGATCTTTGTTTTTGTGAGTATACTGATCATGGTCATTGTGGTATTATTGATCCAAAAAGCAAAAGTGTGGATAATGATTTAACTTTAGAAATTTCAGCCAAACAAGCTCTAATTCATGCCAAAAATGGCGCTGATATGATAGCACCAAGCGGTATGATGGATGGCATTATTGAAACTTTAAGAAAAACTTTAGATGAAAATGGTTTTGAGAATTTACCTATTATGGCTTATTCTACTAAATTTGCCTCAGCTTATTATGGACCTTTTAGAGATGTGGCTGATTCTGCGCCAAGCTATGGGGATAGAAAAACCTATCAAATGGATTTTGCTAATGGTAAAGAAGCCTTATGCGAGAGCTTAGAAGATGAAAAACAAGGTGCTGATATTTTGATGGTTAAACCAGCACTTGCGTATTTAGATGTAGTTAAAGATATAGCAAATCATTCCAAACTTCCACTTTGTGTATATAATGTAAGTGGTGAATATGCTTTATTAAAAGCAGGTCAAAAAGCAGGTGTGATTGACTATGAAAAAATAGTGCTTGAAACTATGCTTGCTTTCAAAAGAGCAGGAGCTAAGCTTATCATAACTTATCATGCAAAAGAAATTGCAAAATTATTAAACAAGGAGTAA
- the ribA gene encoding GTP cyclohydrolase II — MTIQISEIAKLPTRFGEFNIQSFKENDKEHLCIFKGKLEKEVNIRIHSECLTGDVLGSLKCDCGEQLDFSLKYIQEHGGMVIYLRQEGRGIGLFNKINAYALQDKGFNTIEANHQLGFKADERSYEIVDFILKHYQITKINLLTNNPEKLSSLKGKVNLRIPILIEANRFNKDYLEIKHTQMGHLN; from the coding sequence ATGACTATTCAAATTTCTGAAATAGCAAAACTTCCCACTCGTTTTGGAGAATTTAATATACAAAGTTTTAAAGAAAATGACAAAGAACATCTTTGTATTTTTAAAGGAAAATTAGAAAAAGAAGTTAATATTAGAATCCATTCAGAATGTTTAACAGGTGATGTTTTAGGAAGTTTAAAATGTGATTGCGGTGAGCAACTTGACTTTTCATTAAAATATATCCAAGAGCATGGTGGTATGGTGATTTATCTAAGACAGGAAGGAAGAGGTATAGGACTTTTTAATAAAATTAATGCTTATGCTTTACAAGATAAGGGTTTTAATACTATAGAGGCAAATCATCAATTAGGATTTAAAGCAGATGAGCGTAGTTATGAAATAGTAGATTTTATACTTAAACATTATCAGATTACTAAGATTAATCTTTTGACTAATAATCCTGAAAAACTTAGCTCTTTAAAAGGAAAAGTAAATTTAAGAATTCCTATTTTAATTGAAGCAAATCGTTTTAATAAAGATTATTTGGAAATTAAACATACGCAAATGGGGCATTTAAATTGA
- the rsmG gene encoding 16S rRNA (guanine(527)-N(7))-methyltransferase RsmG, with protein sequence MYEEQLNFLKDFANKDDFYQRIALYKELLKKFNAVHNLTHLENIDDNIIDSIKILDYCDLTDKKKIVDVGSGAGFPAIFLACILENSNFFLFEPSVKKASFLRVIKTELNLININIIKEKLQNHPPFKVDLITSRALMDIKPLIEISNGFYDEKTSFLLYKGSEVYDELQGMKDYKIFNRGFRNYCLLKVKEKLC encoded by the coding sequence ATTTATGAAGAGCAATTAAATTTTTTAAAAGATTTTGCAAATAAAGATGATTTTTACCAAAGAATCGCGCTTTATAAAGAGTTGTTAAAAAAATTTAATGCTGTGCATAATCTAACTCATCTTGAAAACATAGACGACAATATTATTGATAGTATAAAAATTTTAGACTATTGTGATTTGACTGATAAAAAAAAGATTGTTGATGTTGGAAGTGGGGCTGGTTTTCCTGCAATATTTTTAGCATGTATTTTGGAAAATAGTAATTTTTTTCTATTTGAACCCAGTGTTAAAAAGGCTTCTTTTTTAAGAGTGATTAAAACTGAGCTTAATTTGATAAATATAAATATCATAAAAGAAAAATTACAAAATCATCCACCTTTCAAAGTAGATTTAATCACATCAAGGGCTTTGATGGATATAAAACCTTTGATTGAAATTTCAAATGGTTTTTATGATGAAAAAACTTCATTTTTGCTTTATAAAGGTAGCGAGGTTTATGATGAACTACAAGGAATGAAAGATTATAAAATTTTCAACCGCGGTTTTAGAAATTATTGTCTTTTAAAAGTAAAGGAAAAGCTATGTTAA